Proteins from one Cryptomeria japonica chromosome 4, Sugi_1.0, whole genome shotgun sequence genomic window:
- the LOC131069051 gene encoding thermospermine synthase ACAULIS5 encodes MGENGENANGKSANGNGVHESVKCNGTVMAARSFGDGRRRSCWYEEEVDDDLRWCFALNSILHTGVSEYQDIALLDTKAFGKILVIDGKLQSAEMDEFIYHESLVHPALLHHPNPKSAFIMGGGEGSTAREILRHKTVNKVVMCDIDEEVVDFCKKHLTANQEAFSSSRLDLVINDARAELETRVECFDVIIGDLADPIEGGPCYQLYTKSFYERVVKPKLCRGGIFVTQAGPAGVLSHTQVFSCIYNTLRHVFKYVVPYSAHIPSFADTWGWVMASDQPFTLTSEEIDSRIKQRTEGDLRYLDGQTFIGASILSKSVRKALAKESHVYTEESARYIYGHGAAHKLHN; translated from the exons ATGGGTGAAAACGGCGAGAATGCAAACGGTAAATCGGCCAACGGTAACGGCGTTCACGAAAGCGTCAAGTGTAATGGAACAGTAATGGCTGCGCGTTCTTTCGGTGATGGACGCCGACGTTCCTGCTGGTACGAAGAAGAGGTTGACGATGATCTCCGCTGGTGTTTCGCTTTAAACAG TATTTTGCACACAGGAGTAAGCGAGTACCAAGACATAGCTCTCCTCGACACAAAAGCTTTCGGCAAG ATTCTTGTTATAGATGGCAAGTTACAAAGCGCAGAAATGGACGAGTTTATATACCACGAATCTCTAGTGCATCCGGCTCTGCTTCACCATCCCAA CCCCAAGAGCGCTTTCATCATGGGAGGTGGCGAAGGCTCTACGGCAAGGGAGATACTCAGACACAAGACTGTCAACAAAGTCGTTATGTGTGATATTGACGAG GAAGTTGTGGATTTCTGCAAGAAACACTTAACTGCTAATCAAGAGGCATTCTCCAGCTCCCGACTTGATCTGGTGATCAATGATGCCAG GGCGGAGCTCGAAACGAGAGTGGAATGTTTTGACGTGATAATTGGAGACCTAGCGGACCCCATAGAAGGGGGTCCTTGCTACCAGCTTTACACCAAATCTTTTTACGAACGGGTTGTCAAGCCAAAACTATGCCGCGGAGGCATTTTTGTTACTCAG GCGGGACCTGCCGGTGTTCTGAGTCATACACAGGTTTTTTCTTGCATCTACAATACACTGAGACACGTTTTCAAAT ATGTCGTGCCCTACTCCGCACACATTCCTTCATTCGCCGACACCTGGGGATGGGTCATG GCATCGGACCAACCCTTTACATTAACCAGCGAAGAAATCGACAGTAGAATTAAGCAGCGTACAGAAGGAGATCTGCGGTATTTGGATGGCCAGACATTCATCGGAGCTTCAATTTTGAGCAAGAGCGTGCGCAAAGC CTTGGCTAAGGAAAGCCATGTATATACTGAGGAGAGTGCGAGATATATTTACGGGCATGGAGCAGCGCATAAGCTACACAACTGA